The DNA sequence GTGGGAGCACCGACCTCGACCGCGTCATCTACTGGTGTCCGACGTGTCAGCCGCCGCCGTGACCAGTTCGGCGTCGATTGCAGGCGTAACAGGTGGGGACGTCCGTCGCTCGGCCCGTGCACGCCAGATCGCCGCGCCCGCAGCCAGAATCACCATCGCCAGGACGAAGAGGCCATAGGCGACGGCAGTGGGTCGCAGACCGATATGGATCACGGCGAACCCGGCGACGACGGCCGGAATGCTGAACCCTGTGTAACTCACGATGAACAGGGTGGAGAACACCTGACCGCGGGCGGCAGGATCGGTGACCGCGATCAGTGTCGCCATCACGCCGACAAACGTTGCGCCGAAACCGAACCCGGCGACTACCGAACCGATGGCATAGGCCGGAACGTTGGCCGTCAACGTCGCGACGAGGCTGACGATCAGTCCGGTACCGAGCGTGCTCAGACCGACGGCCAGTTTGCGGTGGGCGCCCCACCCCGATGCGACGGCCGAGCCGAGTGCTCCTGATCCGAAGAACGCCCCGATCATCAGGCCGGCAACCATGTGGTTCTCCAGACCAAGGATGCGCGCGACGATCGATGAACCCAGCGAAAGATACAGGCCCCCAAGGGACCATGTGGCGAACATGGCCGGGGTCGCTGCGAGAAACGCTCCGCGCACGGCAGGCGGCAGGCTCGCGTTGGGGCGCAGAACCCTCCACAGGTGGCGACGGGAGGCGAAGTCGGTGCGAGGTGACGTCTCCGGGACGAACACGACGACCGCTGCCACGAGCACAAACGTGGCGACCAACAAGAGGAACACCAGCTCGCGAGGCATCGGCGCGTATTGCACGAGAATCCCCGCCCCGACGGCGCCGAGGGCCAATCCGCCTGGAGGAGAAGCGGAGCTGGCGATCGAACCCGCCCGTGGGGTGGGCTGGAGATCAACCAGGGCAGCGCTCAGTGTGCCGGTGATGGCCCCGGCAGCAAGACCCTGCAGAACTCTGGCGGCGATCAACATCGGAACGCCGTCAGCAAAGGCGAACATCAGCATCGAACCGGTCAGGACCGCAAGCGCGCCGAGGATCACCGGTCGTCGGCCCACGTGATCGGACAGTGATCCGACTGTCAGCAGGCCCGCGAGCAGCGCAATGACGTAGACGGCGAAGATCACGGTGAGTGTGAACGACGAAAAGCCCCACAGCTCTTGGTAAACCGGATACAGCGGCGAGGGAGCGGCGGCACCGAACATCACGGCGACGGTGGTGACGATGATCAGCCGAAACGCTGCCTTCGAACCCAGGGTGGGTCGGTGCATGACATCTCCCAACGGTTAAAGCAACGATGTTTGCTTTTGGAGACGGTAGCACCATCCTGCGGATTAAAGCCATTCGATTTGCAATAATGGTCGCATGAGCGCACCCGCACGATCAACAGCTCCACGCCGCCCCGGCGGTCGGAGTGCTCGCGTGCAGTCCGCTGTCTACACCGCCGTCGGCGAACTCGTGAGCGAGGGATACCGCGAGACAATGACGATTCCCCAGGTCGCCGAACGCGCCGGGGTGAATCCCACGAGCATCTACCGGCGGTGGGGTGTGATGGACGCGTTGCTCGAAGAGGTCGCGGTTGCGGCGCTGACGAAGAACGAACCGCTCCCCGACACCGGCAGCATCGCCGGAGACCTGCGCGCCTGGGCGACGGTGATCGTCGACGACATCACCCGCCCCGAGCGGACCACCTACCTACGAGCGATGGTCGGTGCCCGCAAGGAGATCGGTACATGCCCCTGCTGGGACACTCGTGACGCCCAACTGCAGTCGATGATCGAACGCGCACGAAGCCGCGGGGAAAACGTGCCGTCGGCACGGCGGGCTCTCGACCACATCGTCGCTCCGCTCTACCACCACGTGGTCTTCGGTCTCCCGGCTGACCGCGCCTACGCCGATCGATTGGTCGAGGACGTGCTCGCGATGGGCGAGGCCTGAGGCGAGCGTGCCGCCTGCGCGCTGAAAACCGTGCTCAGGGCGCCTCATTGGCTTAGTGTTTGTTTTCCGAGGCACTGTGGCGGCGGGTTCTCTCGGTGACCGCGAGGCTGCGGCGAGTCCGACCCGCCCGATCGCTGGGGTGAGAGCGGCAACCGAACAGGTAGGGAAGCAACGTGGGATTTGTGATCGGGTTCGCGCCCTGGATTCTGTTCTGGGTTCTGGTGGGTAACGCCGGTTTCCTGACGGCGGTACTGATCGCCTTCGCGCTGACCATCGCAGGTCAGGTCTTCCAGCGGTGGCGTGGCGAGCCCTTCCGCTCTCTGGAGGTCGGCACGATCGTGGTCTTCGTGCTCCTGGTGATCGCCGCCCTCACCCTCGACGACGACGTCCTGGAGCGCTGGCTGCAGCCGCTGTCGAATCTCGGCCTGTTCCTCATCGCACTCGGAGGTGTCCTGCTCGGCCGGCCGTTTGTCCGTGAGTACGCCGAGGACTCGGTGGATGCGAAAACCGCCACCACCGACGGGTTTCGCTACATCACCAACGCCATGACGTGGATGTGGGTGGCCGCCTTCGGTGCGATGACCCTGCTCTCGATCATCCCGCCGCTCGTCGACGGCGACGCGACCATCAAGGATGACGGCGATGCACTGTCGATCATCTGTTACTGGGTGGCGCCCTTCACGTTGCTCGGCATCGCCGGGGTGGTGTCGTCGGTGTTCCCGAACTGGTTCGAGACGCGTTCGGTGGAGGTGTCCGCCCGGGACGCGGGTGCAGAGGCGATTGTCGATCAGCCGTCGCCAGCGCCCGACACCACGGACGGTCTGGTGATCACCGCGCCGAGTTCGTCCCGGCACGACGAGAGTTTTGGCGTGCAGCTCACCGGTGCCGAACCCGGCTCCCGCGTGGAGATCGAGGTCAGTGGGACCGACCTGTTCGGTCGTCGCTGGCGCGCACAGGCAGCCTTCACGTCATCGGCCGACGGAACGGTCGACGTCGCCCGGGTTGTCCCGGTCGAGGGGGACTGGTCGGTCGCCGATCCGGATGCACCGCTGTGGGCGATGCGGCCCGACATCTCCGACTCCACGGCGCCGGACCTGTTCGTCCCTCCGGTCGGTCCCTGGCATGTGACCATCGAGGCGACCTCCGCTGGAAGGTCGGCCCGGCGAACGGTGTCGAGATTCCCGTCCGAGGTCGGCGTCGACGTGCGCGAGCTACAGATCGGCGGGCGAACGGCGCTCTTGGCGACGCCGGGTGGAACCGTGCCCGACGCGGGCTGGCCCGCGGTCGCCTGCTTCGGGGGGTCGGAAGGCGGGGTCGACTCGCAGCGCGCGACCATTGCGACGCTGGCCTCCAACGGCTTCGCAGCGCTGGCCTACTCCTGGGTCGACGAGTCGACGGCACACGCCGAGGCACCGCTGGCCCAGATCCCTCTCGAGCGGTTCGCCGACGCGGTCGTCACGTTGACGTCGCTGCCCGGGATCGACAGTGCGCGGATCACCGCGATGGGCATCTCGAGGGGTGCCGAAGGACTGCTCGCCGCGGCCACGGTCACGCAGCTGCCGGTGAGTGGCCTGGTGTTGATCAGCCCGAGTTCGGTGTCGTGGCAGGCCATCGGACCCGATGGCGAGATTCCTGACACCCCCACCTGGACATCAGGCGGGCAAACCGTCCCATGGGCACCGCTTCCGACCGGTTCCCTGATGCCTCAGTTGATCCGCAATGCGTGGCGCGTCCATCGCGACATCGCACACGGCCGCCCGAGTCTGCTGAAGCTGCACGACGCTTACACCGCAGGTCTCGACGAGCTCGGACCCACCACCAGCTCACCCGCCCGACTACGGAGTGAGGTCATCGACGTGCCCCTGCTCTGCATCTCCGGGACCGATGACCATCTATGGCCCTCCGAGCGAATGGCCGATGAATTGCTCGCCGCCCGCAACCATCCGCTGGACCAGCACGTGCGGCTCGAGAATGCGGGCCATCTGATTCGACTCGGGATGTTCCCCGGCACCGCGCAGTGGAGCGCGGGCATCGCCTTCGGAGGCACCGCAGCCGGTCAGGGGCAGGGGCAACGGGCAGCGACGACCGCTGTTCTCGGCTTCCTCAGTGGAGTCTTCGTTTAGCCCTGTACGCGGCGTAGAACCAGTCTCTGCAAAGGGTCGAGTTCCGCCTGTTCCAGCGGTCGAGCTCCGCCTCCGGCTCCGTCTCCCACCTTGCACTCGGCACCTGAGAGTGCTAAAACGGTGGCTGGCACTCGACAACCGTGAGTGCCAGGTTGGAACGGTGAGATCGGTCCTAATGACACGACCGATCGTCCGTCGCGGGCACCGGAACCAACCACCGAACTTCAGTGTCACCCCCTATCGGAGGATCACTTCGTAATGGCCAAGATCATCGCGTTTGACGAAGAGGCCCGTCGCGGCCTCGAGCGGGGCCTCAATGCCCTCGCCGACACCGTAAAGGTGACGTTGGGACCCAAGGGTCGCAACGTCGTGCTCGAAAAGAAGTGGGGCGCCCCCACCATCACGAACGACGGCGTCTCCATCGCCAAGGAGATCGAGCTCGAGGATCCCTACGAGAAGATCGGCGCAGAGCTGGTCAAAGAGGTCGCCAAGAAGACCGACGACGTCGCGGGCGACGGCACCACCACCGCCACCGTCCTGGCACAGGCACTCGTTCGTGAAGGTCTGCGCAACGTCGCTGCCGGCGCGAACCCGCTGGGCCTCAAGCGCGGCATCGAGAAGGCCGTCGAGGCTGTCACCGAGTCGCTGCTGAAGTCCGCCAAGGAGATCGACACCAAGGAGCAGATCGCTGCTACCGCTGGTATCTCCGCCGGTGACCCGGCCATCGGCGAGCTCATCGCCGAGGCCATGGACAAGGTCGGCAAAGAAGGCGTCATCACCGTCGAAGAGGCACAGACTTTCGGCCTGAGCCTCGAGCTCACCGAGGGCATGCGCTTCGACAAGGGCTACATCTCCGGCTACTTCGTGACCGACGCAGATCGCCAGGAAGCCGTTCTCGAGGATCCGTACATCCTGCTGGTCTCCGGCAAGGTGTCGACCGTCAAGGACCTGCTGCCGCTGCTGGAGAAGGTCATCCAGGCCGGCAAGCCGCTGCTGATCATCGCCGAGGACGTCGAGGGCGAAGCCCTCTCGACCCTGGTGGTCAACAAGATCCGTGGCACCTTCAAGTCTGTTGCCGTCAAGGCTCCGGGCTTCGGTGACCGTCGCAAGGCCATGCTGGCCGACATCGCCATCCTCACCGGTGGCGAGGTCATCAGCGAAGAGGTCGGCCTGTCGCTCGAGAGCGCCGGCGTCGAACTCCTCGGCACCGCCCGCAAGGTCGTTGTCACCAAGGACGAGACCACCATCGTCGAGGGCTCGGGCGACTCCGACGCCATCGCCGGTCGTGTGTCGCAGATCCGCGCCGAGATCGAGAACAGCGACTCCGATTACGACCGTGAGAAGCTGCAGGAACGTCTGGCCAAGCTGGCCGGTGGCGTTGCTGTGATCAAGGCCGGTGCTGCCACCGAGGTCGAGCTCAAGGAGCGCAAGCACCGCATCGAAGATGCCGTGCGCAACGCCAAGGCTGCTGTCGAAGAGGGCATCGTCGCCGGTGGTGGCGTGGCTCTGCTGCAGTCCGAGCCCGCCATCGACGGACTCTCCCTGGAAGGCGACGAGGCCACTGGCGCCAACATCGTCCGCGTCGCTCTGGAGGCTCCGGCCAAGCAGATCGCGATCAACGCAGGCCTCGAGCCCGGTGTTGTCGCCGACAAGGTCCGCAACAGCCCGCTGGGAACCGGCCTCAACGCCGCAACCGGTGTGTACGAGGACCTGCTGGCCCGTGGCATCAACGACCCGGTGAAGGTCACCCGCTCGGCGCTGCAGAACGCAGCCTCGATCGCGGCTCTGTTCCTCACCACCGAGGCCGTCGTTGCCGACAAGCCCGAGAAGAACGCTGCACCGGCCATGCCGGGCGGCGACGAGATGGGCGGCATGGGCTTCTAGTCCACGCTTCTCGCTCTACCGTTCACGCGAACCGGCCCACTCCCTCGGGAGTGGGCCGGTTTCGTTTGTGTGTGTTTGGGTGCACGCAAGTTGGTGTCCGGGGGCTGGATGTGACGTCAGCGGGGTACTTGTGCGCACTCAGCCCCATCGCGCGTGCCTGGTTGCACACAAGGCGGGACCTGAAGGCCGGATGTGACGTCAGGGACCGATCTGTGTGCACTCAGCCCCGCCTATACCACTGATGGCGAAGACACGTCACCGGCTATCCACAGGCTGTGGATAGCCGGATGCGCGAATTGTGTTTTGCGTCAACCATGATCGGATGGGGGAAGTACGAACACGTGCGCAGCTCTTAGCGGGCGGGATGACCAACCGCGAAGTCTCGCGTCTGAATCGACTATTGCCTGAGGTCTACTCGACGTCCGACCCGGGATACGTCGAACTCTGTGCGGCAGTCATCCTGTGGAAGCCGGCTGCCGTACTCAGTCACACCACCGCTGCTTGGTTGTGGGGATTGCTGGAGGACGAGCCCGAGATTGTCGAGGCCACCGTTTCGCCGAGCGTCTCGGTCCGCGGGCCGAGCTGGGTGCGCTTGCATCGGCGAACCGATGTACACGCGGTGCGCCGCAAAGGGCTGCCGGTGGTGCCAATCGAGCACTGCCTCATCGACGTCGCCACCACGCTTGACCAGCTGGCTCTCGAGGCTCTGTTCGACGCCGCAATCGGAACGCGGGTGAACTGGCGGGCAGTCGCTCGCCTCTGCGAGCGTTCACCAGGACGCCACGGAATCGTCGCCGTTCGCGAGCAACTACGCACGTGCTGCCCTCTCACCCGCTCAGAACCGGAGAGATTGGTTGCGCGTGCATTGAGTGCGCGAAACTTCCCGCTCGAGATCAACGCGAGAGTCGGCCGCTACTACGGCGACCTGGTGTGCCGTCGTGCAAGGGTCATCGTCGAAATCGACGGACGCGAATTCCACACCGACCCTGCAACTTTCAATAACGACAGAAAGCGCCAGAACGAACTCGTCGACGATGACTGGCGCATCCTTCGCTACTCGGCCGCGACGGCGATCGCCAGCCTCGACGAAGTCGTCGACGACATCATCCGCGTCGTGCGTAAACGTCGCCGAAGCAGGCGGGGCTGAGTGCACACAAGTAACCCGCCGACGTCACATCCAGCCCTCCTAGGGGACATGCGATGGGCCTGAGTGCACACAGGATGGTCCACGTCGTCACATCCGGCCGTCGGACAGCGACTCGTGTGCAGCCAGACCCGCCACCCCCACCACCCCACCGCATCAAATCGCCGCGAGGGGGTATGCGAACTCCATGCAGACCTTCTTGCCGTATCCGGACTTCGCGCGCTCGGCCGCCGTGCTGGACGTGCCGCGGTTGGGGAAGCAGCGGGTCGAAACACTGCAGATCCTGCGGGCGCTCGAATTGTTCGACTACGGGTGGGGGAGTCATCCGGCGGTGCAGATGTGGCGTGGACACACCCCTGCCTTGGTTTGCTACGGACTGACCTTCGTCGAGGTGTGGACCGCGGGCGGGCGGGCCGACACCACCGCGGGGCAGATCGCGGAGTTCGCACCGGAAGTGGTCGGGCGCCCCCAATCGGAGCTGGTGGCCGATGGCCTGATGCCCCCGTGGTGGGACGACGAACGCCTCTACCTCAGTCACCGCGCCGCATTGGTCCGGAAGGATCCGGAGTTCTA is a window from the Williamsia sp. DF01-3 genome containing:
- a CDS encoding MFS transporter, coding for MHRPTLGSKAAFRLIIVTTVAVMFGAAAPSPLYPVYQELWGFSSFTLTVIFAVYVIALLAGLLTVGSLSDHVGRRPVILGALAVLTGSMLMFAFADGVPMLIAARVLQGLAAGAITGTLSAALVDLQPTPRAGSIASSASPPGGLALGAVGAGILVQYAPMPRELVFLLLVATFVLVAAVVVFVPETSPRTDFASRRHLWRVLRPNASLPPAVRGAFLAATPAMFATWSLGGLYLSLGSSIVARILGLENHMVAGLMIGAFFGSGALGSAVASGWGAHRKLAVGLSTLGTGLIVSLVATLTANVPAYAIGSVVAGFGFGATFVGVMATLIAVTDPAARGQVFSTLFIVSYTGFSIPAVVAGFAVIHIGLRPTAVAYGLFVLAMVILAAGAAIWRARAERRTSPPVTPAIDAELVTAAADTSDTSR
- a CDS encoding TetR/AcrR family transcriptional regulator; amino-acid sequence: MSAPARSTAPRRPGGRSARVQSAVYTAVGELVSEGYRETMTIPQVAERAGVNPTSIYRRWGVMDALLEEVAVAALTKNEPLPDTGSIAGDLRAWATVIVDDITRPERTTYLRAMVGARKEIGTCPCWDTRDAQLQSMIERARSRGENVPSARRALDHIVAPLYHHVVFGLPADRAYADRLVEDVLAMGEA
- a CDS encoding acyl-CoA thioesterase/bile acid-CoA:amino acid N-acyltransferase family protein, giving the protein MGFVIGFAPWILFWVLVGNAGFLTAVLIAFALTIAGQVFQRWRGEPFRSLEVGTIVVFVLLVIAALTLDDDVLERWLQPLSNLGLFLIALGGVLLGRPFVREYAEDSVDAKTATTDGFRYITNAMTWMWVAAFGAMTLLSIIPPLVDGDATIKDDGDALSIICYWVAPFTLLGIAGVVSSVFPNWFETRSVEVSARDAGAEAIVDQPSPAPDTTDGLVITAPSSSRHDESFGVQLTGAEPGSRVEIEVSGTDLFGRRWRAQAAFTSSADGTVDVARVVPVEGDWSVADPDAPLWAMRPDISDSTAPDLFVPPVGPWHVTIEATSAGRSARRTVSRFPSEVGVDVRELQIGGRTALLATPGGTVPDAGWPAVACFGGSEGGVDSQRATIATLASNGFAALAYSWVDESTAHAEAPLAQIPLERFADAVVTLTSLPGIDSARITAMGISRGAEGLLAAATVTQLPVSGLVLISPSSVSWQAIGPDGEIPDTPTWTSGGQTVPWAPLPTGSLMPQLIRNAWRVHRDIAHGRPSLLKLHDAYTAGLDELGPTTSSPARLRSEVIDVPLLCISGTDDHLWPSERMADELLAARNHPLDQHVRLENAGHLIRLGMFPGTAQWSAGIAFGGTAAGQGQGQRAATTAVLGFLSGVFV
- the groL gene encoding chaperonin GroEL (60 kDa chaperone family; promotes refolding of misfolded polypeptides especially under stressful conditions; forms two stacked rings of heptamers to form a barrel-shaped 14mer; ends can be capped by GroES; misfolded proteins enter the barrel where they are refolded when GroES binds) gives rise to the protein MAKIIAFDEEARRGLERGLNALADTVKVTLGPKGRNVVLEKKWGAPTITNDGVSIAKEIELEDPYEKIGAELVKEVAKKTDDVAGDGTTTATVLAQALVREGLRNVAAGANPLGLKRGIEKAVEAVTESLLKSAKEIDTKEQIAATAGISAGDPAIGELIAEAMDKVGKEGVITVEEAQTFGLSLELTEGMRFDKGYISGYFVTDADRQEAVLEDPYILLVSGKVSTVKDLLPLLEKVIQAGKPLLIIAEDVEGEALSTLVVNKIRGTFKSVAVKAPGFGDRRKAMLADIAILTGGEVISEEVGLSLESAGVELLGTARKVVVTKDETTIVEGSGDSDAIAGRVSQIRAEIENSDSDYDREKLQERLAKLAGGVAVIKAGAATEVELKERKHRIEDAVRNAKAAVEEGIVAGGGVALLQSEPAIDGLSLEGDEATGANIVRVALEAPAKQIAINAGLEPGVVADKVRNSPLGTGLNAATGVYEDLLARGINDPVKVTRSALQNAASIAALFLTTEAVVADKPEKNAAPAMPGGDEMGGMGF
- a CDS encoding DUF559 domain-containing protein; the encoded protein is MGEVRTRAQLLAGGMTNREVSRLNRLLPEVYSTSDPGYVELCAAVILWKPAAVLSHTTAAWLWGLLEDEPEIVEATVSPSVSVRGPSWVRLHRRTDVHAVRRKGLPVVPIEHCLIDVATTLDQLALEALFDAAIGTRVNWRAVARLCERSPGRHGIVAVREQLRTCCPLTRSEPERLVARALSARNFPLEINARVGRYYGDLVCRRARVIVEIDGREFHTDPATFNNDRKRQNELVDDDWRILRYSAATAIASLDEVVDDIIRVVRKRRRSRRG